A DNA window from Acropora palmata chromosome 12, jaAcrPala1.3, whole genome shotgun sequence contains the following coding sequences:
- the LOC141861168 gene encoding uncharacterized protein LOC141861168 → MLRYLQKKIISGRSLEVTNSSQVLEGETNFITVDRHNILETTFEELKHVADPRVTFEVQFYGEQAVDSGGPRKEWIRLCNQKIKDTYFDNGLKEHMSDDYFYIGQMVCIALLQNGQLPVYIPEEILQAIFIEDQELPPCVRELKCGMDTLGIPMFGRKFPILLYLLRPSSIITLSVRHLLFLLKPDFSEEGSNMLIHEKAIYSKFIKYVRDVSSGRRVVTLGNILEFVTGTSEEPPLGFAKTPQIHFPVAEVRKPLTTNEGTGDSEEPPEKKKPIWHFMPTSHTCSNALDLPRGNEVLPLPSDNELFELYDLAFKNNYFGLM, encoded by the exons ATGCTTAGATATCTGcagaagaaaattatttctgGGAGATCTTTAGAGGTAACCAACTCATCACAAGTCCTTGAGGGAGAGACAAATTTCATAACTGTAGACAGACATAATATTCTTGAAACTACATTTGAGGAACTAAAGCATGTAGCTGATCCAAGGGTCACATTTGAAGTTCAGTTTTATGGTGAGCAAGCTGTTGATAGCGGTGGGCCTCGCAAGGAATGGATCAGACTATGCAATCAGAAGATCAAAGACACCTACTTTGATAATGGCCTCAAAGAGCACATGTCTGATGATTACTTCTATATTGGTCAAATGGTCTGTATTGCTCTACTTCAAAATGGCCAGTTGCCTGTGTACATACCTGAAGAAATACTACAGGCCATTTTTATTGAAGATCAGGAACTGCCTCCTTGTGTCAGAGAGCTCAAATGTGGTATGGATACTCTAGGAATTCCCATGTTTGGAAGGAAATTTCCCATACTTCTTTATCTTCTGAGGCCATCTAGCATTATCACTTTATCAGTTCGACatcttttgttcttgttgaaaCCAGACTTCTCAGAAGAGGGATCCAACATGCTCATTCATGAAAAAGCTATCTACAGCAAATTCATTAAATATGTGAGAGATGTTTCAAGTGGCCGCAGAGTTGTCACCCTGGGAAACATCCTTGAATTTGTCACTGGAACAAGTGAAGAACCACCCCTTGGTTTTGCAAAGACACCCCAAATTCATTTTCCAGTGGCTGAAGTGAGAAAGCCCTTGACTACAAATGAA gGAACTGGGGACTCAGAAGAAccacctgaaaagaaaaaacccaTTTGGCATTTCATGCCAACTTCTCATACCTGTTCAAACGCATTGGATTTGCCAAGAGGAAATGAAGTTCTCCCTCTCCCATCAGATAATGAACTATTTGAACTGTATGACCTagctttcaaaaataattactttGGTCTTATGTAG